The Armatimonadota bacterium genome has a segment encoding these proteins:
- a CDS encoding pitrilysin family protein translates to MRRFSQLWVLPVLILTPAFARSVPKPDPNVPKVAYTSYTLPNGLRVFFSRDTTAPVVSVNLVYNVGSFVEPPGRTGFAHLFEHMMFQGSKNVGKGEHTQLVIDNGGTMNGGTSFDFTVYYETVPANQLELALFLEADRMGTLDVSQVNLDNQRAVVKEERRMRYENQPYGTIGEHLQDLAYIKSPYKHVPIGSMDDLNRADLAYVRRFFHTFYAPNNAVLCVAGDFDPARAKALIAKYYGRIKRGPKPVLPSLSEPPQKAERRVAYKDKLAPLPTYVAGYHIPNGNDKDAPALDMLSSILSGGKSARLWQSLVEKQQVCTSVSSGANAGRGPDLFSFRMAFGPGQSVEKAEKALYAEIQKIQKDGVTHEEMQTARTQALQSSIEGRRTSLGRAMAIGISAVVYGDPNRVNTELSRFYAVTAADVKRVARKYLVSTNRSVVIAEAGAARGGAQ, encoded by the coding sequence ATGAGACGTTTCTCACAACTGTGGGTGCTGCCGGTACTGATCCTCACACCGGCGTTCGCGCGTTCGGTTCCGAAACCCGATCCGAACGTTCCGAAGGTTGCCTATACCTCCTACACGCTTCCCAACGGCCTTCGCGTGTTTTTCTCCCGCGACACGACCGCCCCGGTCGTGTCGGTGAACCTCGTTTACAACGTTGGCTCGTTCGTCGAGCCGCCCGGCCGCACCGGGTTCGCCCATCTGTTCGAGCACATGATGTTCCAGGGGTCGAAGAACGTTGGCAAAGGCGAACACACGCAGCTCGTCATCGACAACGGCGGAACGATGAACGGCGGAACGTCGTTCGACTTCACCGTCTACTATGAGACCGTCCCGGCCAACCAGTTGGAGCTCGCCCTGTTCCTCGAAGCCGACCGAATGGGCACGCTGGACGTCAGCCAGGTCAACCTCGATAACCAGCGCGCGGTTGTGAAGGAAGAACGCCGCATGCGCTATGAGAACCAACCGTACGGCACCATCGGCGAGCACCTCCAGGATCTCGCGTACATAAAATCCCCGTACAAACACGTCCCCATCGGCTCCATGGACGATCTGAACAGGGCCGACCTGGCCTACGTGCGCCGGTTCTTCCACACGTTCTATGCGCCCAACAATGCTGTGTTGTGTGTCGCCGGCGACTTCGATCCCGCCCGCGCGAAAGCCCTTATCGCGAAGTACTACGGCAGGATCAAGCGCGGCCCGAAGCCCGTTCTGCCTTCACTGAGCGAACCGCCCCAGAAGGCGGAGCGGCGGGTAGCGTATAAGGACAAGCTCGCGCCGCTCCCCACCTACGTCGCTGGCTACCATATCCCGAACGGGAATGACAAGGACGCGCCCGCCCTGGATATGCTGTCCAGCATACTCTCCGGCGGCAAGTCGGCGCGGCTGTGGCAGTCTCTCGTCGAGAAGCAGCAGGTATGCACTTCGGTCAGCTCGGGCGCCAACGCCGGGCGCGGCCCGGACCTGTTCTCTTTCCGCATGGCCTTCGGCCCCGGCCAGAGCGTGGAGAAGGCCGAAAAAGCCCTCTACGCCGAAATCCAGAAGATTCAGAAGGACGGGGTGACCCACGAAGAGATGCAGACCGCGCGCACCCAGGCCCTGCAGTCCTCCATCGAAGGGCGCCGGACGTCTCTGGGCCGCGCGATGGCGATCGGGATAAGCGCCGTTGTCTACGGTGATCCGAACCGCGTCAACACCGAATTGTCCCGCTTCTACGCGGTGACCGCGGCGGATGTGAAGCGAGTGGCCCGCAAATACCTCGTCAGTACTAACCGAAGCGTGGTCATCGCGGAGGCGGGCGCCGCCAGGGGGGGTGCTCAATGA
- the queG gene encoding tRNA epoxyqueuosine(34) reductase QueG produces MNTDQRIKAKCLELGFSAARIARVEEAAHAREYADWLEEGRHGEMAYMGKDPERREDPSRLFPGALSAVVVAMPQPVGPPGPISRYARSEDYHDAMWARLNALLAFVKTLHPGANGRGYVDTAPILERDLAAAGGLGWIGKNTCLITPGVGSFYFLGELLLDVELEPDPPIGQHCGSCRRCLDACPTGAFVGPYVLDARRCISYLTIELKGSIPEELRPLIGNMVFGCDICQDVCPHNKWAPAASPLQARHDLDAPDLIDFLSMDEAAFRERFRGTPILRAKRRGFLRNVCVALGNLRDVRAVPALERAKSDPEPLVREHAAWALHCIAGR; encoded by the coding sequence ATGAATACGGACCAGCGAATCAAGGCGAAATGCCTCGAACTGGGCTTTTCCGCGGCACGGATCGCTCGGGTAGAGGAGGCCGCCCACGCGCGCGAGTACGCGGATTGGCTGGAAGAGGGTCGCCACGGCGAAATGGCCTACATGGGGAAGGACCCTGAACGGCGTGAGGACCCGTCACGGTTGTTCCCCGGCGCGTTGTCTGCCGTGGTGGTCGCCATGCCCCAACCGGTCGGGCCGCCCGGCCCGATCAGCCGTTACGCGCGGTCCGAGGACTACCACGACGCGATGTGGGCGCGCCTGAACGCCCTTCTGGCCTTCGTCAAGACGCTGCATCCCGGCGCCAACGGCCGCGGATATGTGGATACCGCGCCGATCCTGGAGCGCGACCTCGCAGCGGCAGGCGGGCTGGGCTGGATCGGCAAGAACACGTGCCTCATCACCCCGGGCGTGGGCTCGTTCTACTTCCTCGGCGAGCTGCTGCTGGACGTTGAGCTGGAGCCGGATCCGCCGATCGGGCAGCATTGCGGATCGTGCCGGAGGTGCCTGGACGCGTGCCCTACAGGGGCGTTCGTGGGGCCGTACGTACTCGATGCGCGCCGGTGCATCTCCTACCTGACGATCGAGTTGAAAGGCTCCATCCCCGAGGAACTCCGTCCGCTCATCGGCAATATGGTGTTCGGGTGCGATATCTGCCAGGACGTCTGCCCCCACAACAAATGGGCTCCTGCCGCATCGCCGCTCCAGGCGCGGCACGACCTCGATGCCCCGGATCTCATCGATTTCCTGTCCATGGATGAGGCAGCCTTCCGCGAGCGTTTCCGGGGGACACCCATCCTTCGCGCGAAGCGTCGGGGGTTCCTCCGGAATGTCTGCGTGGCGCTTGGCAATCTGCGAGATGTTCGGGCCGTCCCCGCGCTGGAACGCGCGAAGAGCGACCCGGAGCCCCTGGTCCGCGAACACGCCGCCTGGGCGCTGCATTGCATCGCCGGCCGCTGA
- a CDS encoding beta-L-arabinofuranosidase domain-containing protein gives MNPRPVVDTSRSPHAKLTQVSPACVRLSDPFWEPRMALNRTKTLFGQYEQIEKTGRLDNFRRASGRKTGIDFEGIYFNDSDVYKWLEAAAWSLGTHPDPDLQRIVDLAAAEIEAAQQPDGYLDTYFMFEREAERWTNLKDLHEMYCAGHFIQAAVAHKRATGDDRLLNVVIRLADHILDTFGPDKRAGACGHQEIEMAMVELYRVTGDERYLRQAEFFISVRGRKPAVLGGSPYLQDHAPYASLDENVGHAVRMLYMNAGVADIVLETGSPALLEAQNRLWDDLTQRKMYITGGAGARYDGEAFGDAYELPSRAYAETCASIALVMWAARFLALTADAKYADVLERALYNGVLSGLSLAGDSYFYENPLADRGTHRRSEWFGCACCPPNVARLLAELPGYLFSTSAGGLYVNLYAEGSLNAEIDGAPVTVNTRTRYPWDGAVEMKLGLDAPAAFSIFLRIPDWCEGASLVVNGQPTDAALIPGGYAEVARTWSDGDVIALYLPMDARVWEAHPHVEADTNRVAITRGPLVYCLEAVDNPGFDVWDVVISPETEWNTAFRADLLNSVVTLSANAAAIDRSTWEGALYRPAGGPLPTKPARVTAIPYYAWANREAGPMTVWLRRA, from the coding sequence ATGAACCCCCGCCCCGTTGTTGATACCTCCCGGAGCCCCCACGCGAAACTGACCCAGGTCTCGCCGGCCTGCGTACGCCTGAGCGACCCATTCTGGGAGCCCCGGATGGCGCTCAATCGCACGAAGACCTTGTTCGGCCAGTACGAGCAGATCGAGAAAACGGGGCGCCTCGACAACTTCCGTCGCGCTTCCGGCCGGAAAACGGGCATCGATTTCGAGGGCATCTACTTCAACGACTCCGACGTCTACAAATGGCTGGAAGCCGCCGCGTGGTCGCTCGGCACCCACCCGGATCCCGACCTTCAGCGCATCGTGGACCTCGCCGCCGCTGAGATCGAGGCCGCCCAGCAGCCGGACGGCTACCTGGATACCTACTTCATGTTCGAGAGGGAGGCGGAGCGCTGGACGAACCTGAAGGATCTGCACGAGATGTACTGCGCCGGCCACTTCATCCAGGCCGCCGTGGCGCACAAACGGGCGACCGGTGACGACCGCCTGCTGAACGTCGTCATCCGCCTGGCAGACCACATCCTGGACACGTTCGGTCCGGACAAGCGGGCCGGCGCGTGCGGCCATCAGGAAATCGAAATGGCGATGGTTGAGTTGTACCGCGTCACCGGCGACGAGCGGTACCTGCGACAGGCCGAGTTCTTCATCAGCGTGCGCGGCCGCAAACCGGCGGTGCTGGGCGGGAGCCCGTATCTTCAGGATCACGCCCCGTACGCCTCGCTCGACGAAAACGTGGGCCACGCGGTGCGGATGCTCTATATGAACGCGGGCGTGGCGGACATCGTGCTGGAAACCGGCAGTCCCGCGCTCCTGGAAGCGCAGAACCGGCTGTGGGACGACCTGACGCAGCGCAAGATGTACATCACCGGTGGCGCCGGAGCGCGCTACGACGGTGAGGCGTTCGGCGACGCCTATGAATTGCCGAGCCGCGCCTACGCCGAGACCTGCGCCTCGATCGCGCTCGTCATGTGGGCCGCGAGGTTCCTCGCGCTGACAGCGGACGCGAAATACGCCGATGTGCTGGAGCGCGCGCTGTACAACGGCGTCCTCAGCGGCCTGAGCCTCGCGGGCGATTCGTATTTCTACGAGAACCCCCTCGCGGACCGTGGAACGCACCGCCGCAGCGAGTGGTTCGGCTGCGCGTGCTGCCCGCCGAACGTGGCCCGCCTCCTCGCCGAACTGCCCGGCTACCTTTTCAGCACGTCCGCAGGCGGCCTCTACGTCAACCTCTATGCGGAAGGCAGCCTGAATGCGGAGATCGATGGCGCTCCCGTTACAGTGAATACGCGCACGCGCTACCCGTGGGACGGAGCCGTGGAGATGAAACTCGGGCTGGATGCGCCCGCCGCGTTCAGCATTTTCCTGCGTATCCCGGATTGGTGCGAGGGAGCAAGCCTGGTCGTGAACGGCCAACCGACGGATGCGGCCCTCATTCCCGGCGGCTACGCCGAGGTGGCCAGAACGTGGTCGGACGGTGACGTGATCGCCCTGTACCTGCCGATGGATGCGCGCGTTTGGGAGGCCCACCCGCACGTGGAGGCGGATACCAACCGCGTGGCCATCACGCGCGGGCCGCTGGTCTACTGCCTGGAAGCCGTCGACAACCCCGGCTTCGATGTCTGGGACGTGGTCATATCGCCGGAGACGGAATGGAACACGGCATTCCGCGCCGACCTGCTGAACAGCGTCGTAACGCTCAGCGCCAACGCCGCCGCCATCGACCGTTCCACGTGGGAAGGTGCGCTCTACCGCCCGGCGGGTGGCCCGCTGCCAACAAAACCCGCCCGCGTCACCGCGATTCCATACTACGCCTGGGCCAACCGCGAAGCCGGACCGATGACCGTCTGGCTCAGGCGCGCCTGA